One Podospora pseudopauciseta strain CBS 411.78 chromosome 4, whole genome shotgun sequence genomic window, AGCCCAAAATCAGGCTCGCTTCACCCTCGGCTCACCCTCGGCTCACCTTGAGCTCACCACCGCTCACCCAAGCCCTTTATGGGCATTGAAGACCTCGTTTTCCTCCTTATCGCTTCCCACAACTTCTATCGGTTCAGTGGCCCACAGTGGCTTGTATCGCTAATAAGCCCTGTTGAGTCCCTCGTATTCGATTGATTCCAGTGGGTGAGAACGCTGTGGCTGCCGGGTCCTGGGCCGTTGAGAACGCTGTGGCTGCCGTGGCTTCAATCTGTTGAGAGTTCTGACAGAGAGCACTGTGGCTCGCTGTGGTAGCTGTGGCAGAAAACTCTGGCTCGCTGTGAGAGCTGCGGTTTCAAACCGTAAGTGCTGCTAGTGGTGCAAGTGCTGGAAACCACACGGAAGAAgtgtaaaatccacaaataCGTGCTGTATTTCATTTATGCCGGATCTTGGGATCTAATCTACCTATTTAGGTAGATTAGATAAGGATTCTGCCACCTCAAACCACTTTTAATGCTTTCAGGCTCACCGCTTTCAGACTCACCGCTTCTACACCTATTCAAACggaattatatattagtGTTGTGATTGTATACTGATAAACTTTTCCGAGTCCATCCTAACCGAACGACTCTATACTAGAATTCTTCCCGAGTACTCGTCCTGCTATACTGCCGAGCACCCTCGAGTATCTTACAGTGTTGGTTAAATATAACAGTAATCTTATCCTTCACTACCAAGCTATATTACCCTTAAGTTTTGTTAGATTATAATAGGGACTTCGGTAGTATAAACAGAAGTCGTTTATTTGTCTAAGTTAGGATAAGGGTCACTCGCGGAAAAACTCAAAACCTTAACTCCACTTTCCACGCAGTGGTGTAGCACACGCCTCAAACCAGCATCAGTCGAGTTACAAACAATATCGGAATCCCGACATTAACAGTTTCTATTTCCGTTCTTAGATCTAAGCACTTACTGCGTTTACCTGAGCGGAAGTAGAGAAGCCCTAAGTATAGTAAGAAAGGCTCTGAGCAGGGTAAGCAATAAGTAAATTTACGTAACACTAAGTTATTCCAGAGCTATTTCTGGAGCGTAGATAAGCAGGTAGGGATTATAATAAGTAACTTCTACCTTCATTAGAGTCAGAAGCAGCGTAGTATATCTAATCCAGGATCAGTTTTTATATTCGTCTAAATAGAGCAAACTATCTCCCTCTAAACATTATTTATCCCGGTTTACCGAAACTTTAGATAGTTTCTAATTTAATCAGGCATGTAagattatatatttacgttagTTTATACTTGCCTTACGGAGCCGCCAGCCATCGAATACTACCTTTTAAATAGGTCTGTTTGATTCCAAAAACCATTTTTGAAGCAGAGCTATTTTTGGAGCACAGCTATTTTTGGAGCAGAGCCATTTTTGAAGTAGAGCCATTTTTGGAGCATAGCCAGTCAGCTTGAcaaatattataaaaaggaaCTTCTGCCCTTTGCAGAGCCAATAATAGCTTCCACATGATTATAATGCAAACCATTGAGCCTAAGGCAGCGCTAGGATTATGATATGAAATCTCAGCCTCTGCTAAAGCCAGAAACGGCTTCTTTTATTTTGTCTGTTTAGGCAGCGATGGTCTGCCTATGTTGGAGCCAGAAACAGCTTCTACGTTTTACTTAAGCAACAAGCATAGGGAATCGCTGCCTCTACTGAAGCCATAAATGGCTTCTAATGGTAATACACAACAAGTCTGTACAATAGGCAATTGTGGATGAAACCACGCTTCTGGATTCTTACGGTTATTTCTCTTATGggttctcttcttctcttgaTACATCATCCGCTGCAGCATGAGGATGTCAAGGAGCGTATAACTCATTATCTGATGCTGCCAACCTACAGTCCCATTATATTACGACCATGAACACGGACAGACGCAGACACAATAGATGGGCCAATCAGAAGAGGTATCACGAGAAGAGACAATCTATGTAGCTAACCAATCAGAAGAGGACCGATGGACCGGTGCGTGGAGATAGCAGCCAACTCTATGTCTCCTACAATCCACTTGTCCGAGTCTCCTCTACCCGGCTTGGTGACAAAGGAGCTTGGACTCTTCCCAGAACCGATGCCACTTTGGAAAGTTTTTGTGTGCTTGATTGCGGAgtccaccccttccctcctaGGGTGAGTCTGCCTCTCATGACCTGGCTAAGGCTCTTCCCGGTCCTAGAACCCCGGGATTCTCGCGCCGCGGCGCCGTGGGCGTTGATGGGCGTTTTCTTCTGCAGCCTGTCCCTGTGGTAGATTCCAGTTTTTCTCCTCTAATTCCTTCGCGAGCCAGTATTCTTCCAGCCTTCCCGTTGAAAGAGCCAGTTAATTATTGTCGTTGCTTCCTCCTTTTGGCCCAGAGCTGTCTCAATATGGGCTCATCTCTGaccctcctcaatctcaatCTCGCTTAGGGTAAATAGAAAGGAAGCAGTAAATGTACTAGCAGAGGGTGCGAAGGGCAGGATGGCGGGTTTTTGGCGTCGTTACTGCAGCGTCTTCGACTGCCAGGCTCATAACGGCGAAGGAGTCTGGTGGTTTGTTCCCTAGGGCTCGGAGGCCTCCGTCCTCAATgtccttccccctttccctaTTCAAATTGAATCACTCTCGGCATATCCTCGGGAATAGCGGTTCGACGCAGACACGCAGCTCAAGGAGATGACGGGCAGGTTGTCGGGAGAAGGGCCTTACGGCTGCGCTATATGAGCTTACAGGATACCAAGCTTGGCATGCAATGTACAAgatcgtcatcatccaccgTGACCTGCTCCCCCCGTTCCCGCCAATGTGCGGCTGGTAGAACGTGCAAACTCCCAGCCTACACACGTAGTGTACTCCGCGGGGAACGCTCGTCTCCCTACCAGCCAACTGTCTGTTACTCGAAACGCCGCAGTAACATGGCGGGCTGTTGGGATCGTTGCCTCGGTGGTCTGCGAAACAAAGAAACTTGCCGCAAGGCTGCCATTTGTAGTAGGGACGACCTGCGTTTCCCTTGCGATTCGAATATCGAGTGATGAACCTCTTGCTAGGCCGTTCGCATAGGCGAGATAAAGCTAGGGTGAAGGTAAGAAACGTTAAGAAACgactaaataaataaataaataaagctCTATGCTCTCTTTACATCTGCTTGTTCCAGCCGCTGCCAACTCAGCCGCGGTGCCAGCAATTCAGCCCCCGCAGCCTTGTCGGCCTGGGCTCCTAGATAGCTCGGATTCCTCTTCCAACCACACCCTAGCCCTATCTCACTGCCGTCTCGAATACCATATTGCACCCACTGCATCCGCTACATCAGCTGCATCTGCGCCGTCATGCCCGGCAGCGACATCCGCCTGCTCGCccttgacggcggcggcgtgcGCGGCCTGTCTTCGCTCCTGATCCTCCAGCAGCTCATGACCGCCATCGATGCTGAGTCGCCACCTAAGCCCTGCGACTACTTCGACATGATCGGcggcaccagcaccggcGGCCTTATTGCCATCATGCTAGGCCGTCTGCAAATGACCGTCGACAACTGCATCCACGCCTATGCTTCACTGTCCGATAGCGTTTTCGAGAAAAAGAGCCGCCGGGTTACGATTAAAGGCAAGCTCCAGGGTCGGTTCGACGCCGCCGAGCTCGAGCGAGCCGTGAAGAAGATCCTGGTAGAGCGCGGGTTCGACGAAAACGCACTACTCAAGGACGCTCCCGATGCGCCTTGCAAGGTGTATGTTTTATATCGCCTTTTCGGCTTGTACGCTGCTAACCTATTAGATTCGTCTGCGCGACAAGCAAAGAAACTAACGACACCGTCTGCCTAACGAGCTATCGATCCCCCCGTGGCGGCACCGACCTCCTGAATTCTACAAAAATATGGCAGGCGTGCCGCGCTACGTCTGCCGCCACAACTTTCTTCGACCCCATTGCCATCGGCCCTTTTGATGAGGAATTCGTCGACGGCGCGCTGGGAGCAAACAACCCTGTCTACGCGCTGTGGACCCAGGCCCGAGATGTGTGGGGTGATCAGCTGCGGGCAGGCGGCTTAAATGCGTGGTTTCGATCGGCACAGGAGTACCTGCGCTGAAGCCGGTGCGCGACGACGTCTTCGGGATCTGGGCTACCCTAAAAGAACTTGCGACCGAGACGGAAAAGACAGCTGAGCAGTTCCGCCGCGACCACTCGAACCTCGACGACGAAGGACGCTATTATCGCTTTAATGTCGATCACGGACTCGAGGATGTCGGTTTGGAAGagtcgaagaagaagaaagagattGCGGCGGCGACTAGGCGCTACGTTGCGTCGCAGCGCGTAGTCAAGCAGATGAAAGCGTGCGCAAATAACCTTGCGGGACGAAAGTGTTAGTCTAGTTTTTATTAGCTTTACTCCATCGTTTCCTAGTTCCTATTCCCCATTAATCCGATCGGTGCTAGATTATGGCCGCTACCAGACGATATTCACACTACGGGGCGTGCCGGTATCGAGTAAATTTGTTGATAGACCGTCCGACACTGCCGAGCTCGAACGATATCTCCTGCCGCATTCCCGGCGGAGTCACGGACGCAAGATATTTGTTCTCTACGGACTTGGTGGCATCGGGAAGACACAGCTGGCTGCCGACTTTGCTCGACGCCATCAAGCTACGTTCAGTTCGGTCTTCTGGCTAGATGGTAGGTCGGAGGACCGACTGAGACAGAGTCTTGCTGGCTGTGTAAGCAGGATACCAGAAGGTCAGATTCCAGACAGGAGCAAGAATCGCGCCTTAAATACCGAGGACGATCTTAATCTCGTGGTGATGGATGTGTTAGAGTGGCTTGCGCGGCCGGACAATACCGACTGGCTGCTAGTCTTCGACAACGTCGACCAAGACCACGAGCAAGGCGGGTCGACAGGCACATACGATATTCGGCAGTACCTTCCGGGCGATCACGGGTTGGTGCTGATTACTACACGTTTATCAAGGCTAGCACAGCTCGGTAACTCGAAACGACTGAACAAGGTGGGCCAAGAATTGGGTACTACTATATTTACGCAGTGGTATGGGCAACAATTGGGTAGGTTTTAACTTCGTAGTTTCAAGGCTGAGGCTGATAGGTGGCAGTTATGGACGAGACTGCGACCGAGCTGTTCGGTTTGCTCGATGGCCTGCCGCTTGCGCTGGCTCAGGCTGCGTCATATCTCCGCGAGACCGGGCTCGACATTACGTCGTACGTTCGGCTCTACAAGCAGCAGTGGGACGACTTGATGAGGCTTGACAGCGAGTCTAGCTTACCGCTAGTGGATTACGAGCAGGGAAGTATTGGGACAACGTGGACGATATCATTCAAGGCAATCGAGGCGAGGAACGGGAACGCCTCGAATCTGCTGCGGCTCTGGGCTTTTATTGACAACAAAGACTTATGGTTCGGTCTACTGCAAGCTGCGGCATACGGTGGGGAACAATGGCCCGGATGGCTCTGCGATATAGCGTGCAACGAAGTCAGGTTCTTGGACGCAGCGAGACTGCTGCTCCGCTACTCGATGATCGAGGCCCGAGAGTCCGTGCAGGatagcggcagcggcagcggcagcagcagctaCAGCATACACCCGGTGGTGCACAGGTGGACGTCGCACATACAGGATGACAACGAGAAAAGACTGTTTCTGCagctggcggtgatggtggt contains:
- a CDS encoding hypothetical protein (COG:I; COG:Z; EggNog:ENOG503NXNH) translates to MKACANNLAGRKYYGRYQTIFTLRGVPVSSKFVDRPSDTAELERYLLPHSRRSHGRKIFVLYGLGGIGKTQLAADFARRHQATFSSVFWLDGRSEDRLRQSLAGCVSRIPEGQIPDRSKNRALNTEDDLNLVVMDVLEWLARPDNTDWLLVFDNVDQDHEQGGSTGTYDIRQYLPGDHGLVLITTRLSRLAQLGNSKRLNKVGQELGTTIFTQWYGQQLVMDETATELFGLLDGLPLALAQAASYLRETGLDITSYVRLYKQQWDDLMRLDSESSLPLVDYEQGSIGTTWTISFKAIEARNGNASNLLRLWAFIDNKDLWFGLLQAAAYGGEQWPGWLCDIACNEVRFLDAARLLLRYSMIEARESVQDSGSGSGSSSYSIHPVVHRWTSHIQDDNEKRLFLQLAVMVVGFSVPDSKTEDYWVLQRRLLPHAERCSWWAGGFRGGESDFEGINTTGATHMLGILYVDQGRLGEAEAMYQRALEGKEKALGPDHTSTLSTVNNLGNLYVNQDRLGEAEAMYQRALEGWEKALGPDHTSTLSTVNNLGNLYVNQDRLGEAEAMCRRALSGFQTTLGPSHSKSQRAIRSIESLQQTQGTFDIYSCRNIN